attaatatacaaattttatatatttagaaactacactaaaagtactattaaacataaaaactcaaatttaaaaataagtaaaaaataataaagaaaataaacaaaaagatagGGTcagtttgaccaataaatagtaagtatgacagataaaatgagacagggATTATTTGATTGTACTGTGAAGGTGTGCAATTGCTACTTTTCAATGAAGTTAGACGAAAAACTTGAATACCGCAAGTCTTACCGCACCAAGACAAAAAATTGCCACAAGTAGAGACGTCTTCAATCTTCCATTGCGGGCTGGGTAGGTGTTAAAGATCTTTTATGGACCTCACAAAGGTAGGAGATAGTAAGTTATCTAATATGATATTTGTCTAATCTTAATAATTGTTCAAAGATAGTTTACGACTATCTTTTTTCTTGATATGTCTTTTAGGTTTGAGTTTTGTtatagagagaaagagagatttAGTTGAGAGCCATGAGAGATACAAAGGAAACTTATTTAGATGGCTTCCGATTCCCATTACAAGCTACATATAGAGGCTCCTTATATAGATAACCTCGAGGGTAACATAGGTATTTCAATATTTACAAAGTTGTAAAGACTATAGTAGGCtacattaatttattttgtttttacatAAATTTTTCTAAAGAGATACAATACTTTGTCTGCCATAATGCTTTATCTCCTCTTTTTCTTCCAACGGTCCTTAGCTTGTTGATAAGCTTGAGTTGTCAGTTGAGATTCTTTCTTCTTGTAGGTTGTCAAGTGTCCTTCTAGTTTCTTCCAGGCATATTCCTTACGTTGTTTTATAGATCCATCTGATTGGGCTTCTCATTGTAATTCAATCTTGCAATAGTTTCTATTATATGAGCCTTTTGGGCTGCTTTGTAATACAATCTCGTAATAAGTTTTGTAATACAATCAATTTcgtaataattttttgttatttaagcCTTTTGAGCTGCTTTGTAATACAATGTTGtagtattttatgttttttttgtaATGTATGTCTACATATTCATAGAAGGACTAgaattttcttcttttgattttatttttattttttacatatttcTTCTTTTAATTCTGAAATTAAATTCTTCTATAGTTTTGGGTGTATGAGTGTGTTTCAAATTTATTAACCTATCATTAAACTCTTTCAAAGTTGTATTATCTTGAATACCGCAAGTATCATCGCAGCAAgacgaaaaaaaaataaaaaaattgccACAGTAGAGACTTCTTCAATCTTTGCAACTTTCCTGCTAGAtgcatccatataaataacaaaaaggcAATGATATGGAATGCATTATTGggtaacatataaaatgaattaTTCCGTGGCGAGCTGCCCTGTCTAGCCTAGTAAAATAATGTAAGATATTCCAATTACTATTTTGATTAGTGGGTGCCGTAAAAACAATAACAAGAAACTTTAAAGGAGTGGGTGAGTTAGTAGAGCATAATTATTGACTTATTGTATTAGATGGGTATAATTCTTGCTAAcacattatattttcaattgaACTTGTCACATATACATGCCTTGAAAGGTTTTACATTTTAGATGTGGTCCATATATTATAAGTGTGGGTTGGAGTGTCATTTAAGCTAAAAAgacaaaataagaaataaaattcttttaatttttgaaagccaaaaataaaattcttttaataattattttggttaataaaattttttgaagACTTGTGGAAGATTTTGAGAGGTTCATTTATGCAAGAACCAAAAGTGTCATTTGCCTTACAAGTCAAAAACTAATAGTGGTAACACTCACATAGTGACTAAATATGTCATTATTCTATAACATCCAtgtatctatatctatatatatataataatagaagtgcctgaaggagttttccccccaaaactggAGGACattttagtaagaaaataattaatataattaaattaaaaaaattcttattttgtttttgaactTACGCAAGCTTAATATATCGCTTATTTTGActgatgtatatatgtatatatagtaacgGAAATTTATCGCCAAACTTACGCAATCTTCCTTTTTCATCACTTTCATTTGTTAATCTTAATATATCGCCTCTTTTGACCGAtgaatataagtatatatagaaACAGAAATTTATCGCCAAACTTACGCAATCCTCCTTTTTCATCACTTTTgttttggcatatatatatcGCCTTGAAAAGTCTGGCATATAAACATTTGGTTTTCCTATTCTGAAATTTGAGTCGGATTTTggctttttctctctctctctcaaaatcTGTTTCTCCCGGAAAATCAAGAACCATGATAACTCTACAGACGGTTGGGTATCGTATTGGCGACGCGGTGGAGGTGGCGAGCAACGATGAAGGCTTCGTGGGATCCTACTACGAGGCGACGGTGGTGGGTGAGTTTCCCGACGGCAAGGCCTACGTAGTCCAATACAAGAATCTGGTGACGGACAACTTTTCCGCGCACTGACGGAGAACGTTCCCCGCGCCGAAATCCGGCCGCAGCCGCCGCAAGTGCAGTCCACCTTTTTCGACATGTACTAGGAAGTGGACGCCTTCGACCATTACGGTTGGTGGGTCGACCAGATCACCAGGAAAATCGGGAACCGTTACTATGTCTTCTTCGAGAACACCGGAGAGGAGATTCTTTACCACAAAGATAGTATCAAAATCCATCTTGATTGGGTTCATCACTCGTGGGTTCCCAACcaaacccgaatccaacccatttttttattaaacggatataggtaattaccatatactatttatcATCTAAATAACTCATGGTAAGCTCAAGCTCATTTTCCAGATGTCTTTTCTGCCACTTAAAACTATTTGCAGGTTTTTCCAATAGCTGGGGCAAGTGCTTCCAATCAATGTCACTGACTTGGGTCAACAAATCACATTGATCGTCCTTACTGGAAATAACCAGTTTATTTGTCATCTCCAAGATTCGCTCAACAACGGTTTTAGCTTCtgaaaattttagtttattgtcaTTTAATTCACAACGCATTGTCTGGACTTCTTCGTCTCTGTCCTATAGCACAGTCGTTGCCTAATGCATGTATTAGTTTGTCTTACTTACTTTTCTAAAGCATCCTTAGTTCAGTGATCTCCCgttttatctatatatatatatatatatatataataacagaagtgcctgAAGGAGTTTTTCCCCCAAAActggagggcattttagtaacaacataatttatataattaaatttaaaaaattcttattttgtttatgAACTTACGCAATCTTAATATATCGCCTATTTTGACTGATGTacatatgtaaatatattaatagaaatttatCGCCAAACTTATGCAATCTtcctttttcatcattttcatttgTTAATCTTAGTATATCGCCTATTTTGActgatgtatatatgtatatatagtaaagGAAATTTAATGCCAAACTTACGTAATCTTCCTTTTTCATCACTTTCNATATCGCCTATTTTGACTGATGTacatatgtaaatatattaatagaaatttatCGCCAAACTTATGCAATCTtcctttttcatcattttcatttgTTAATCTTAGTATATCGCCTATTTTGActgatgtatatatgtatatatagtaaagGAAATTTAATGCCAAACTTACGTAATCTTCCTTTTTCATCACTTTCGTTTTGGCATATATTTATCGCCTAGAAAAGTTTGGCATATATACATTCGATTTTCCTATTCTGATATCTGAGTCggattttggtttttttttctctctctcaaaaTCAGTTTCTCCCGGAAAATCAAGAACCATGATGACTCTACAGACGGTTGGGTATCGGATTGGCGACGTGGTGGGGGTGGCGAGCAACGATGAAAGCTTCGTGGGATCCTACTACGAGGCGACGGTGGTGGGTGAGTTGCCCGACGGCAAGGTCTACGTAGTCCAATACAAGAATTTGGTGATGGACGACTTTTCGGCACCACTGACGGAGAACGTTTCCCGCGCCGAAATCCGGCCGCAACCGCCGCAATTGCAGTCCACCTTTTTCGACATGTACCAGGAAGTGGACACCTTCGACAATGACAGTTGGTGGGTCGGCCAGATCACCGGAAAAATCGGGAACCGTTACTATGTCTACTTCGAGAACACCGGCGAGGAGATCCTTTATCACAAAGATAGTATCCGAATCCATCTTAATTGGGTTCATCACTCGTGGGTTCCCAACcaaacccgaatccaacccgtTTTTTGACTAAACggatataggtaattaccatatactatttaccgtCTAAATAACTCATTGTAAGCTCAAGCTCATTTTCCAGATGCCTTTTCTGCCACTTAAAACTATTTGCAGGTTTCTCTAGTAGCTGGGGCAAGTGCTTCTGATCAATGTCACTGACTTGGGTCAACAAATCACATTGATCGTCCTTACTGGAAATAACCAGTTTGTTTGTCAGCTCCAAGATTCGCTCAACAGCGGTTTCAGcttcttaaaattttagtttattgtccTTTAATTCACAACGCATTGTCTGGACTTATTCGTCTCTCTCCTTTAGTACAGTCGTTGCCTAATGCCTGTATTAGTTTGTCTTATTTACTTTTCAAAAGAATCCTTAGTTCAGTGATCTCCCGttttatctatatatttatatatacaataacaGAAGTGCCTGAAGGAGTTTCCCCCCAAAActggagggcattttagtaacaacataattaatataattaaatttaaaaaattcttatattGTTTTGAACTTACGCAATCTTAATATATCGCTTATTTTGActgatgtatatatgtatatatagtaa
This portion of the Ipomoea triloba cultivar NCNSP0323 chromosome 5, ASM357664v1 genome encodes:
- the LOC116020301 gene encoding protein AGENET DOMAIN (AGD)-CONTAINING P1-like; amino-acid sequence: MTLQTVGYRIGDVVGVASNDESFVGSYYEATVVGELPDGKVYVVQYKNLVMDDFSAPLTENVSRAEIRPQPPQLQSTFFDMYQEVDTFDNDSWWVGQITGKIGNRYYVYFENTGEEILYHKDSIRIHLNWVSLVAGASASDQCH